A DNA window from Planctomycetota bacterium contains the following coding sequences:
- the murA gene encoding UDP-N-acetylglucosamine 1-carboxyvinyltransferase: MDYFRIQGGRRLSGRVTVEGSKNAALPLMAASLLTDGKLTLKNIKPLADIENMNFLLRELGVDAQRTGDALSLTSMDQNCVHARYDIVRTMRASICVLGPMVARRRKAVVSMPGGCSFGHRPVDLHLKGLEALGAKIELRNGDIVATADRLKGNTVFLGGPNGSTVLGTSNIMSAATLAKGRTIIECAACEPEVVEVAEMLNQMGAKIQGAGSPRLIIDGVEELTGTEHTVMPDRIVAGTYAVAAAMTNGDIILDDFPFDALLATLDVFREIGVHVERLDDKNPKRCSVRVTSERNLRPATITTQPHPGFPTDLQAQLMALLCLAQGNSVITEKIYLERFLHVAELSRMGAHLNRQGPTVIITGGSKLVGAPVMASDLRASASLVLAGLAAEGETNVTRVYHLDRGYYQMEKVLNSLGARIERLREEKGSPASAEAAAASV, from the coding sequence ATGGATTATTTTCGCATTCAGGGTGGCCGCCGGCTCTCGGGCCGCGTGACGGTCGAGGGCTCGAAAAACGCGGCCCTTCCGCTGATGGCGGCGTCGCTGCTGACCGACGGCAAGCTCACGCTCAAGAACATCAAGCCCCTGGCGGACATCGAGAACATGAACTTCCTGCTCCGCGAGCTCGGCGTCGACGCCCAGCGCACCGGTGACGCGCTGTCGCTGACCAGCATGGACCAGAACTGCGTTCACGCCCGCTACGACATCGTGCGAACCATGCGTGCCAGCATCTGCGTGCTCGGCCCGATGGTGGCGCGGCGCCGCAAGGCCGTGGTGAGCATGCCCGGCGGCTGCAGCTTCGGGCATCGGCCGGTCGACCTGCATCTGAAGGGGCTGGAGGCGCTGGGGGCCAAGATCGAGCTGCGCAACGGGGACATCGTCGCCACCGCGGACCGACTCAAGGGCAACACCGTTTTCCTGGGCGGACCCAACGGCAGCACCGTGCTGGGAACGTCCAACATCATGAGCGCCGCCACGCTGGCCAAGGGCCGAACGATCATCGAATGCGCCGCCTGCGAGCCCGAAGTGGTCGAGGTGGCGGAGATGCTCAATCAAATGGGGGCGAAAATCCAGGGGGCGGGAAGCCCGCGCCTGATCATTGATGGCGTGGAGGAGCTGACCGGGACCGAGCACACCGTCATGCCCGACCGCATCGTGGCCGGCACCTACGCCGTGGCGGCGGCGATGACCAACGGCGACATCATCCTGGATGACTTCCCCTTCGACGCGCTGCTGGCCACGCTGGACGTTTTCCGCGAGATCGGCGTGCACGTCGAGCGGCTCGACGACAAGAATCCCAAGCGCTGCTCGGTGCGCGTCACCAGCGAGCGCAATCTTCGCCCGGCAACCATCACCACCCAGCCGCACCCCGGTTTCCCCACCGACCTGCAGGCCCAGCTCATGGCCCTGCTCTGCCTGGCCCAGGGCAACAGCGTGATCACCGAGAAGATCTATCTGGAGCGATTCCTGCATGTGGCCGAACTTTCGCGCATGGGCGCGCATCTGAACCGGCAGGGGCCGACGGTCATCATCACCGGTGGATCGAAGCTGGTCGGTGCCCCCGTGATGGCCAGCGACCTGCGCGCCAGCGCCAGCCTGGTGCTCGCCGGGCTCGCGGCCGAGGGCGAAACCAACGTGACGCGCGTCTATCACCTGGACCGCGGCTATTACCAGATGGAGAAGGTTCTGAATTCGCTGGGGGCGCGCATCGAGCGCCTCCGCGAGGAGAAGGGATCGCCGGCCAGCGCCGAGGCGGCGGCCGCTTCGGTCTGA